Genomic DNA from Triticum dicoccoides isolate Atlit2015 ecotype Zavitan chromosome 4B, WEW_v2.0, whole genome shotgun sequence:
cgtctcctcccactaaaagcgcatcgccggaaatcctgaaataaatccaggaatttgCATGCTTTCTGAAACTGAAAAGCCAGCGGAGATTTGCAATTTACTCGACACTTAATGAGTAACATTAATTCCCATTGCCATACGTACCGTCGTCGCCAGCCTGGGCGGAGTCGCCGATAAAACCCGGCGCCGGCCGGCCGCATCCATTCCATCCTGCCGCCAGCCCGCTCCTCTCCTCGCTCCCATCCAGTGGTTAGAAGCCGAGGATTCGTCCGTCGAAAAACCTGTGCTGTACCGGCGGTCTGCCATGGCTTCGGAGCCGGTGATCGGGAAGCTCAGCGTCCGCGTCGTCCGAGGCCACAACCTCATCGTCGCCGACCCACTCACCCACACCAGCGACCCCTACGTCGTCCTCTACTACGGCTCCCAGGTCAGATGACCCtcatctcttctcttctcttcttagTCCTTGACGTAGGAGCCGTGTGTTGCCGCCGGCGGCCGGCTGCTGAGCGCCGCGTGGCCAAGGTCGCAGCCGACGACCGGCGCATACATAGGTCAGGGAGGGTGCCCATCTGCTCCGAAATCGTTTTGTGCTCACAACATGTTCCATAGATGAACAAAGTTTCTGACCAGCGATTAATTATTTGCCATCCTTATATTCTCAGATAATTATTGCTCCCGAAAGGTGCGGATTAATACATTATGAACAGGTTTCGAAGTGATTATATGAATCAGACTGTAGTTGTTCCCAAACTTGGTCATGGGATTTTCTAAAATGAACCAATTAGTTCTATTTTATCTCATCGAGGAAGGAACTGTTGCTTGACTTTGATAGAGTTAGTTGAGTGCGCTATAAATTCCGGACGGTGGCATGCATGATGCCAGATTTTCACTTCACTATTATGCACAATATATAATTATACAAACTGTAATTTCTAGAGTTGATTTCAGGTTCTGTATGTGACATGGACAGATGTCCCGCTTCTCACCATTACTGCTAATTTATTTCGTTATCTCTGTGTTACTGAAGTTTTATTTCCTCATGGTGTACAAGGTGAAGACTAGCGTCCAGAAGAAAAATGTCAATCCTCTATGGAATGACGTATTGGTGCTCCCTGTCACAGATCTTACAAAGCCAGTCAAACTTGTAAGTCTCCTGTTTGAGTTTCTTCGATTCATCAAGTAAACTCTACTAAAACTTTGTCTGTGTATATTATGTGTAACCTGAAGTTGAAAGGAACTTCAATATTTGTTACATACAGTAGTATTTTAACAAATTTCTTAAATAAACCCCCAAAATATGATCGCACAGAATTTTCTTCTGCGCTGAAACATGAAAAATAGGGGACCTTTTACACCATAGGTTCATAGATGGTTGGCGAAGATATTAAATGAACGAGGTACTTATATATCCAACTGCCAAAAACATGATGCAGGAGGTTTTTGACGCGGACACATTCACGGCGGATGACAGCATGGGAGTGGCCGAGTTCAGCGTAACCGATATCTACGACGCCGCGAAGCTGGATCTAAAGCATGCCTCTGACGGAACCAGGATCAAGACGATCTACCCGGTCGGCACAAACTACCTTGGCGGTGAGAGCCACGTGTCGTGGAAGAATGGCAAGGTCGTCCAGGACCTGATTCTGAAGCTGAAGAATGTCGACAGTGGCTCTGTCGTGCTGCAGCTGGAATGGGTTCACGTCGTCCCTGGTGTTACGCTTTAAGCTGTGCCGGACTGAATGTTATATCGATGTGTTGGTAATTTGTGGATGTTGTGGTTTGCAGTGCATGGTGTGTGTACGTGCGTTATTGACTTCAGCTTGATGTGTGCACTGTATTTGTAGTACTATGGTTGAGGAGTTTGTGCTTGGAGTCGAAGAAATATGAGGGTTGTGCGTGTTATTGACTTCAGCTTGAAATGAAATTTGCTTCGAACATAGGAGGGTTGAGTTGACCCCTTTTGTGATTTTGCAATTTGCATAGAGCATGCTCCTTAATCGATTATTGGTGGATCTTACAGAAAAAACCAAAAGGAGCTGATATATATAGGGAGTAAGGCTGCTCATGCAAGTAACAGGTGAGATCTTCCATGCAGCTAGAGGTTGGCGCCCCTTTCAGGGATTAAACAGGTGAGATCCATTCTGCTGAAATATGTTAAAGGTGCTTGTCTTTCAGGGATTAAACATTAGCACGGAGCTCACAATTTTAACTCAGTCTATTATCAATCAGAAAACTATTTCATAGatatgtgaagaagaaaaatgtaAATGGGGCTGATACTATGTTCTGCGAAGATTGGTGATAGATGATAAACCTCTAAATCAATCTTACCCCAGACTTTATGATGTTTGCTTTACTAAAAGCATTGCTGTCTCTGAGGTTTTTGAGAAAGGGTGGGATCACTTAACTTCGAAAGAAACTTGTGGGGTGATACGCTACTGCTTGTAAATATCTGAAGTGATTGATGTTAATCTGTAATTCTTTCTTTTAATGGAAATCAGGGGAACCCCTTTTACTAAAAAGGATGGTGTGGAAGATTTGGGGCGCTCGGGACGCGCGAGTTTTCCGCCAATAATCAGTAAGTGTtgatgatgtactccctccgttcctgccTGCATATACATACACATACAAACACTATGTATTGATGTGATGCCATATCCTGTTGGTGGTACTCTGTCGTAGACAAAGTGTATCAAAACCCCATTCAGAGGCTCAACAAGACACACAGAAAAAAGGTTATCTGATATATCGGCCTCATATACATACTACATGAACAT
This window encodes:
- the LOC119294300 gene encoding protein C2-DOMAIN ABA-RELATED 8-like, giving the protein MASEPVIGKLSVRVVRGHNLIVADPLTHTSDPYVVLYYGSQVKTSVQKKNVNPLWNDVLVLPVTDLTKPVKLEVFDADTFTADDSMGVAEFSVTDIYDAAKLDLKHASDGTRIKTIYPVGTNYLGGESHVSWKNGKVVQDLILKLKNVDSGSVVLQLEWVHVVPGVTL